The genomic interval gctgctgctgccactgatgctgctgctactgcttctactgcagcttcttctactactacaacaacaacttatactgctactgctgctgctactgccgctactgctgatactgctactgcttctgctgctactgttgatactgatgctgctgttactgcttctactgcagctactactacttctactacaactacttatactgttactactactacaacaactactaacactgttactactgctactgctgctgctgctgctactgctgctactaatgctgctgctactcctgctgctgatactgatgctgctgctactgctgctactgcttctactacagcttctactactactataacaactactactactgctactgctgctgctgctactgatgctgctgctacttatgctgctgctactgctgcttctgcttctactgcagctactactactactacaacaactactcaTACTGCTACTGCtcatgctactgctgctactgctgatactgcttctgctgctgctgctgctgctactgcttttactgcagctactactactacttcaacaactactactactgctacagttggtggtgctgcaactgccactacactgctactgctattattactactcctgattctgctacttctacaactacttctaccaccaccaccagtccaacttctactaccactactaccagtatcactaatactaccgctactactactactactactacttctactactactactactactactactactactactactactactactactactactactactactactactactactatctactactactactactactactactactactactactactactactgctactactactacttctgcttttcctgctacttctgctactactactactactactactactactactactactactactactactactactactactacttctactactactactactactactactacttctactactactactactactactactactgctactactattacttctgcttttcctgctacttctgctactgctgctactgctgctgctgctactgctgctgctgctactgctgctgctgctactgctgctgctgctactgctgctgctactgctgctactgctgctgctactgttattgctgctgctgctgttattgctgctactagatgccgctatttttacttaagctgaaaaagttacaacagcttgcttgcagatgaaaaaattactcccacaccggtcgacacacgacatccaagcgacattctctcgacgctctctcaacgcgcgacaaatcagtcgacattctcgcgatatatcatattgtctgtcgactgatttgtcgtgcgtcgagagaatgtcgcgagaatgtcgaatgtcgcgctcgaaggtcggcacacgacattctcgcgacattctctcgacgctcaatacgacgcgcgacaaatcagtcgacagtcaagattgtctgcgattttttttactaaaacccagcgcgatatgcgacactcaaatattgactgtcgactgatttgtcgcgcgtcgagagagcgtcgagagaatgtcgtgtgtcgacctagggggttttaggtcgacaagcgacaattgcgcgatattggctcgatatatcgtattgagcgtcgagaaaatgtcgtgtgttttttaggtcgacaggcgacattctcgcgatatatcatattgactatcgactgatttgtcgtgcgtcgagagaatgtcgcgagaatgtcgagtgtcgctttcgaaggtcgacacacgacattctcgcgacattctctcgacgatcaatacgacgcgcgacaaatcagtcgacagtcaatattttctgcgatattttttctaaaacccagcgcgatatgcgacactcgaATGATGACtatcgactgatttgtcgcgcgtcgagagagcgtcgagagaatatcgcttgaatgtcgtgtgtcgacctcgaaggtcgacacgcgacactcaacttggccctattcGGATTCCgtagtcgacagtcaagattttctacgattttttttccttaaacccagcgcgatatgcgacactcaaatattgatcgtcgcatgattgtcgcgcgtcgtattgagcgtcgagagaatgtcgcgagaatgtcgtgtgtcgacctcgaaggtcgacacgcgacactcaacttggccctatccagATTCCGTAGTTTAAACTGTTGGGTTCAGTCTATGACAATGAAGATGTGTTCTTTTTTTTACTTGCGAAGGCACTATGAACAGATTGTCCAAACATTTCCACAAAAAATCGAATATTTTGATCGCGCGCGACGCTATGTGAGACAGTCAGTCTGTGTGTTCCCGTATTCCGAGCATGATCTGGGATTTATTTACTCCTGTAAGTTATAATATGTCGATTTTTTACCGTTGGATacgatacattttttaaaaaatatcaatatttcgACGTGTCTTTAACCTTATTTTATGAAATGCAGAGGGAGATTTGTTGATGTGCATTTAAACGCACGACCATGTATATCGTACATGAGTAAGCTGATTGATGGCACATAATGCTTTAGTCGACTCATCATTATAATAGCCATATGCAAGCAAATCTGCATTCGTAATGACACTAACATATTGGCTTTTGCATATAAGATGTGATgcattaatgttttatattaaaactatATTCATCCTTTTGTTCAAACACTACAAGTTTATGTTTCATTTGTCATGTCATGATTGTATCTTTCcatgcatgtaaatgtatatcatATGCGGATTTAATAGCGGTGTGGAAACGGcattcgcccccccccccccccaccccccactccAAAGTTACGCAAGGTACGACTTTTTTCGATCTACGCCTTTGGCAtagtatggcaagcgaaatgcacattaattccttaaaccacggtttaacagttaactatatagttaagagactttgaaaccgggttcaaagtgccgtttgcacattaatttcttaaacccgagttcaagactttgaaccgcggtttaaagtgtgtctaaaaatagatacacaTCTGTTAactgagacaaccaatcagcggagcttacaccacaattagaaggtaaatgccgcgacttcattggtcatctcttaactatagggttaagagactttgaactgcagttcaaagtcttaaactgcagttaagaggcgcggaatgcacatcaattattaaacagttgattaTATCGTTAAgaaactttgaacccgagttcaaagtgccgtttgcacattaattcctctcttaactataTGATAAAGATACTttctatggcaagcgaaatgcacattaattccttaaaccacggtttaacagttaactatatagttaagagactttgaacccgggttcaaagtgccgtttgcacattaattccttaaacccgggttcaagactttgaaccgcgttttaaagtgtgtctaaaaatagatacaaatctgttaactgagacaaccaatcagcggagcttacaccacaattagaaggtaaatgccgcgacttcattggtcatctcttaactatagaattaagagactttgaactgcggttcaaagtttTAAACTGcagttaagaggcgcggaatgcacatcaattatttaacagttaattatatcgttaagaaactttgaacccgagttcaaagtgccgtttgcacattaactCCTCTCTTAACTATATGATTAAGAGACTTtcaactgcggttcaaagtcttaaactgcggttcaaagtcttaaactggggttaagacgcgcggaatgcacattaatcatttaacagttaactatagggttaagagactttgaacccgattTCAAAGTTAATATATCATATCAGAATTGAGTTTGGTcaaattgatgaaaaatgttgttttattacatattgatagtgtttaagtgacttggcctagcgcccaacacctgtggctGCTACTAATGACAAATTGTACCCTAACACCGGTTGACTtgaaaatgcgttgtaaaatgttgaattgtgattcgtcaaCTTGTATTATGTATAGCGTACACTTGTAATatgctgacttgtagcagattactaaaaccgatcgtacaacttagaaaatattcaatatgctaatgtagtttgtcatcaacttattttcagatggatctattatcttttatttattattatgactacaatattaggtatatgaagatgtagactttatatatgcactatctttattttcagatctgtagtttaagaagttacatgtttgtttttaaacatttaaacattttgtgtaGAATCGGAtcatacaacattttacactttacaaTTGTGCAAAAcagatattatttaaaatgtttgtaaattctttgtaaaacaaatgagctgaatattcaacacgtgcaccatttctggtgatgaataatattggcggtctttcccttccatacaGTATTCCGTTCAGTAAACAAAGTATTTCGTTtgattcaaacataagtatgttcacatgtgttaaaataaacggGTAAGAATTCCACTGTGTAAATAATACCGTCAAATACATTATATTACGCACATCTATCGTTAGCGTTAAGTATGTGAGAAAACATATACAAGATAAAAgtataacaagtaatacaaatgataaaaataataacttGATCTCTAAAgagaaaatgttttccaaaacattaGATACAATGGGGGAATTCATTAGAGACAGTTATTTCGTGTAAAATCTTTTAACAGAGGAAATaactgtttgtcatttggaagtcaggtcccaaagtGTGCTTAAACGGGAGTCAGTTACACCAATGTTTTCGGAAATAAATTAGTTATCAGATATGAAACGGCGTCGAGAAAATGAGATAATCATGCaggatttaattatattttactgtacaagTGCGTCAAtaatgtgtattataagagaaaatgatattagGACTTCACGTCAATAGACACCAAATTTGTGGACGGGATTCCTTCAATAGCTTTTTAATCTCGATTTTTTATCTacgattttgaaaacaaacaagcgttgaagagccgaaagggcgtattcatttaaattaaatatacggtaaatataaagtggcttaccgggtgaaaatattcGTTACTCTTTCACGAGAAATACGCAAACGACGCCATATTGTAAATAAGTTCCAACTACTCTTACTTAAATCCGGTAAGCTCCCGtttacgcatgccccccccccccccccccccccccccccccccctctcgaTACATCTCATTTGACATCGACGTTGATAGATGTTATTCTTCAGGAAATAAAGTAAAACTGGTTGTTgaatttaaatttgtaaattataaCACATACATGATTTATATAGGAAAAAGCAAGACTTGTCAGAGAGCGATATAATAAAtagaaacatttatttaataaaagcgatatatatatattcatgtcaaatttatttattaaatattaaaatattaaatatttaaaatattttattttctctctCGTTTAATTAGATCTAAAGGGTTTTGCTTCATTGTTAACCAAATATAGAGTTAATTATTGTCACGTCGTTGCGTATTTGTCTTTCCTTAGACTCATTAGCATGTTTCGTTAATTGGTTTTGTTTTCAAAGCTATAAAGATAAATCTATCGCGTAAACACATGCATGAAATTAATTATGTGGCATGTAAAAACATTAACATcaataataatgattaattaCAGATCGAAAATAAAGTCaacaaacttttaaacaatacaatcatACGTAAGGGAATTGAAGTTTACCTGAAACGAACATTTAACTAGTCTGATACATTTTTTCATAAATCATTAGCAaggtttaaataaacataaagttttGTTAATTTGGTTATAACTTTCCAACTACTTAGTTATGCTTAATCATACCTTTCTGAAAACTTTTAAAGGCCAATTGATGTCTTCATGTCATATAAGCGAAATACATTAAACTGTATCAAATTAATAGTTGTGATTTTTGTGATTTTTTGGCGTATTTGATAAATTCAATTGAATATTACCATGTTTGATTGGAATAAGCAACACGCTGTATCTTGTAACcacaatatatttcaagtgactaTTTACACACTTATACGGTGACATCGATGGCAGTTTAAAAGGCGTATCTGCCTCCACCGACCATGCCTCCCGGAAGCCTTCCCATTCCATGCGATCCTCCCATTCCATGACCTCCCATCCCGCCAATTCCATGCATTCCAAGACCTCCTATTCCTGCCATTCCCGCTCCACCCATTCCACCCATCCTAGTCATTGCTCCCATTCCGAAACCGCCCATTCCCGCTGTGGTCATTCCACTCGCTCCACCAATTCCACCCATCCCAGTCATTGCTCCCATTCCGAATCCGCCCATTCCCGCTCCGGTCATTCCACCCGCTCCACCCATTCCACCCATCCCAGTCATTGCTCCCATTCCGAATCCGCCCATTCCCGCTCCGGTCATTCCACTCGCTCCACCCATTCCACCCATCCCAGTCATTGCTCCCATTCCGTATCCGCCCATTCCAGCTCCGGTCATTCCACCCGCTCCACCCATTCCACTCATCCCAGTCATTGCTCCCATTCCGAATCCGCCCATTCCCGCTCCGGTCATTCCACCCGCTCCTCCCATTCCACCCATCCCAGTCATTGCTCCCATTCCGAATCCGCCCATTCCCGCTCCGGTCATTCCACCCATTCCTTCCATTCCCATACCGCCCATCCCCATTTCTGCGCCCATCGGTGGTCCGGTCATCATTTCGTACATTCGAATGTCCTCGTTTGTGCCGCTGCGACGGCGCTCGGCCATTGCCGCCGCGGTACCCATCCCCATTCCGTCTCCAGCTCCAACAGACACGCCGCCATCTTGACATTCTGTTCCGCCGCAGAATCCCCCATGCACCGGGTACCCATCCTGACCGCCACGGGCTCCTATGTATTCGGTTGGTGGCGGTCTGCTTGCATCATTATATGGTCCCGCCACTGAGCCAGATCCACTTGAGGTTCCACCAGAGGAGCCTCGTCCTGAAAACGAGACGCCGCCCATGCCTCCTATAGAAGGCGATCCCATAGTTCCAACAGACGACGATCCTGACTGGAAACCCCCGCCAATGGCATTCCCAAAAGCCGAATCGCTACCGAACCCTCCAGCGCTTTGACCAATCGGAGAACTTCCCATTGCAAATGAACTAAATCCGGTTTCGATTTTAGAAATCCCTCCAGGAAAGTCATCACCCGAATAAGCAGGTCCCATTGAACCACCAAAACTAGAAAAGCTGTCGCCGCCGCTTTGACCAGGAAAACCACCGCCACTGTAACCAGGAAAACCGCCACCACCGGATCCCGGAAAACCGCCGCCACTGGCACCAGGAAAACCGCCGCTAACGCCTCTGCCGACGCTGTTACCGCCCCCTGAGTTACTGCTGCTAGCGGGATACACGGGAGAGCGGTTGGGTTGCCCGGAACAGACGGCCAAAAAAGCCGCTGATAGCACAACGAAGTAGACCATATTTTTCGTTGtacctgaaataaacaaaacatgtaaaatttaaatgtagtttacacagaataaatgtattgtttgactGTTGTTGAAccttttttaagaacaacatttgAGCGTTTAAGGCTTCATTGATATTGTATGTAACCAGCACTCTGTACATTTTCAAGTTTGTTAGCGTACTTCATATTCTCACTTTAAAAACTGGCTTAATTACTACCACTTGCATCAGATCAC from Dreissena polymorpha isolate Duluth1 chromosome 1, UMN_Dpol_1.0, whole genome shotgun sequence carries:
- the LOC127880670 gene encoding uncharacterized protein LOC127880670 encodes the protein MVYFVVLSAAFLAVCSGQPNRSPVYPASSSNSGGGNSVGRGVSGGFPGASGGGFPGSGGGGFPGYSGGGFPGQSGGDSFSSFGGSMGPAYSGDDFPGGISKIETGFSSFAMGSSPIGQSAGGFGSDSAFGNAIGGGFQSGSSSVGTMGSPSIGGMGGVSFSGRGSSGGTSSGSGSVAGPYNDASRPPPTEYIGARGGQDGYPVHGGFCGGTECQDGGVSVGAGDGMGMGTAAAMAERRRSGTNEDIRMYEMMTGPPMGAEMGMGGMGMEGMGGMTGAGMGGFGMGAMTGMGGMGGAGGMTGAGMGGFGMGAMTGMSGMGGAGGMTGAGMGGYGMGAMTGMGGMGGASGMTGAGMGGFGMGAMTGMGGMGGAGGMTGAGMGGFGMGAMTGMGGIGGASGMTTAGMGGFGMGAMTRMGGMGGAGMAGIGGLGMHGIGGMGGHGMGGSHGMGRLPGGMVGGGRYAF